Proteins from a single region of Ensifer adhaerens:
- a CDS encoding heme ABC transporter ATP-binding protein, giving the protein MINVSNLSVRLGGRPVIHGVSLEALPGALTAIVGPNGSGKTTTLKAISGELSPSNGTIRINGRDLRGLKPWELALMRGVLPQSTVISFPFTVREVVRLGLAAGANADPAAHDRVTAEALEAVDLAGFAGRFYQELSGGEQQRVQLARVLCQITDPVVDGEPRYLLLDEPVSSLDIRHQLGIMQLARKFCERGGGVVAVMHDLNLTAMFADRMVMMKAGKVRASGAPREVLTDETMEAVFGCRMQVGVAPAPHVPFVLPQTASL; this is encoded by the coding sequence ATGATCAACGTTTCCAATCTCTCGGTTCGCCTCGGTGGGCGACCCGTCATCCACGGCGTCTCGCTCGAGGCGCTGCCCGGCGCACTGACCGCGATCGTCGGCCCGAACGGCTCCGGCAAGACCACGACGCTGAAGGCGATCTCCGGCGAGCTTTCGCCGTCGAACGGGACGATCCGCATCAATGGCCGTGATCTGCGCGGGCTGAAGCCCTGGGAACTCGCGTTGATGCGCGGCGTGCTGCCCCAGTCGACGGTCATCTCCTTTCCCTTCACCGTGCGCGAGGTCGTAAGATTGGGCCTTGCCGCCGGTGCCAATGCGGATCCCGCCGCGCACGACCGGGTCACGGCCGAGGCATTGGAAGCGGTGGATCTAGCGGGCTTTGCCGGACGCTTCTACCAGGAACTGTCCGGCGGCGAACAGCAGCGCGTGCAGCTTGCCCGTGTCCTCTGCCAGATCACTGATCCGGTGGTCGACGGCGAGCCACGCTACCTGCTGCTCGACGAACCCGTCTCGAGCCTCGATATCCGCCACCAGCTCGGGATCATGCAGCTCGCCCGCAAGTTCTGTGAGCGCGGCGGCGGGGTCGTTGCGGTCATGCACGACCTCAACCTGACAGCCATGTTCGCCGACCGAATGGTGATGATGAAGGCCGGCAAGGTCCGCGCCAGCGGTGCACCCCGCGAGGTCCTGACCGACGAGACGATGGAAGCCGTCTTCGGCTGCCGCATGCAGGTGGGTGTCGCGCCGGCGCCGCATGTGCCGTTCGTCCTGCCGCAGACGGCCTCCCTCTGA
- a CDS encoding sensor histidine kinase, whose protein sequence is MRVRTEKTDPPVTRLLDAPERLGVLYATVPDMAVPDRDFHGIVEIAAGLFDAQIALVTLIDREWQWFKAAVGTDETRAPAEEAFCAHVTAVADASLVVLDTSTDPRFARHRQVKGPPFLRFYAGAPIVLDGQAVGTVCVFDDKPRAEVPQPLIHQLCRLAALAASLFKVKDEARRRALKEAALSREEQRHAMALEAANIGSWLWDIRSGVIAGNSALKRMFGLSAESSVGARDIFGAIHVDDRGATFAKLRQAMKADDEYDGMFRIGDTGRWLLGRGRVHDRDAKGNPLTFIGVTIDVTDQQASVQRTRLLLKELNHRVKNTLAMLQSLARQTLRQTSDPAEFMTAFAGRLQAISEAHGLLSDHEWGTIRLADLIAKQLLPHVSCYAEQVELHKDEVSLGPDQAVGLGLVLHELATNAVKYGSLSVPKGKVVLTARNVVEDGDTVLHLTWTEVGGPPVREPKRRGFGSILIERSLDKVLGSSVKVEYLPAGVTALIRLPL, encoded by the coding sequence ATGCGCGTGAGGACAGAGAAAACGGATCCGCCCGTGACGAGGCTGCTGGACGCGCCCGAGCGTCTTGGCGTTCTGTATGCGACCGTGCCCGACATGGCCGTACCGGATCGCGATTTCCACGGGATCGTCGAAATTGCTGCCGGGCTTTTCGACGCCCAGATTGCACTGGTGACGCTGATTGACCGTGAATGGCAGTGGTTCAAGGCGGCCGTCGGTACCGACGAGACCCGTGCTCCCGCCGAAGAGGCGTTTTGCGCGCATGTGACGGCTGTGGCCGATGCCAGCCTCGTCGTGCTCGACACTTCGACCGATCCACGGTTTGCGCGCCATCGACAGGTCAAGGGGCCGCCATTTCTGCGTTTCTATGCCGGAGCGCCCATCGTGCTCGACGGGCAGGCAGTGGGCACGGTTTGCGTGTTCGACGACAAGCCGCGCGCTGAGGTGCCGCAGCCGCTCATTCACCAATTGTGCCGCCTTGCGGCGCTTGCAGCCTCGCTCTTCAAGGTCAAGGACGAGGCGCGCCGGCGCGCGCTGAAAGAGGCCGCGCTGTCGCGCGAGGAGCAGCGACACGCGATGGCGCTCGAAGCGGCGAACATCGGCAGTTGGCTTTGGGACATCCGCTCAGGTGTGATCGCCGGCAACAGTGCATTGAAACGCATGTTCGGACTTTCGGCCGAGAGTTCGGTCGGTGCCCGGGACATTTTCGGCGCGATCCATGTCGACGATCGCGGCGCGACTTTCGCCAAGCTTCGCCAGGCGATGAAGGCCGACGACGAGTATGACGGCATGTTCCGCATCGGCGACACCGGGCGCTGGCTGCTTGGCCGCGGCCGCGTTCATGACCGGGACGCCAAAGGCAATCCGCTCACCTTCATCGGCGTGACGATCGATGTCACCGACCAGCAGGCCTCGGTGCAGCGCACCCGGCTCCTGCTGAAGGAGCTCAACCACCGGGTCAAGAACACGCTTGCCATGCTGCAGTCGCTCGCGCGCCAGACGCTTCGCCAGACGAGCGACCCGGCCGAATTCATGACTGCGTTTGCTGGCCGCTTGCAGGCGATCTCCGAGGCGCATGGTCTGCTCTCCGACCACGAGTGGGGCACCATCCGCCTTGCCGACCTCATCGCCAAGCAACTGCTGCCGCATGTGAGTTGCTATGCCGAGCAGGTCGAACTGCACAAGGACGAAGTGTCGCTCGGGCCCGACCAGGCCGTCGGCCTCGGGTTGGTTTTGCACGAACTTGCGACCAATGCGGTGAAATACGGATCGCTGTCGGTGCCGAAAGGCAAGGTGGTGTTGACGGCGCGAAACGTCGTCGAGGACGGCGACACCGTTCTTCATCTCACCTGGACCGAAGTTGGCGGGCCGCCGGTGCGCGAGCCAAAGCGGCGCGGTTTCGGCTCCATCCTCATCGAGCGCAGTCTCGACAAGGTGCTGGGCAGTTCGGTGAAGGTGGAGTATCTCCCCGCCGGGGTCACGGCGCTGATCCGTCTTCCGCTTTAA
- a CDS encoding NepR family anti-sigma factor codes for MKYKTGAGRTTGTTLWTEDPNAQIAAKLKALYQSVQEEAIPARFLDLLEKLDAAEQQSALQGRE; via the coding sequence ATGAAATATAAAACAGGGGCAGGGCGGACTACCGGCACGACCTTATGGACAGAAGACCCAAATGCGCAGATCGCAGCAAAGCTGAAAGCGCTCTATCAGTCCGTTCAGGAAGAGGCGATACCCGCGCGTTTTCTCGATCTTCTGGAAAAACTCGACGCAGCCGAGCAGCAATCGGCACTGCAGGGCAGGGAGTAA
- a CDS encoding L-iditol 2-dehydrogenase, producing MKRLEGKSALITGSARGIGRAFAEAYIREGATVAIADINVESARQTASEIGAGAYAVEMDVTQQGSIDEAIAAVVRQAGGLDILVNNAALFDLAPIVEISRQSYDRLFAINVSGTLFTMQAAARQMIDQGRGGKIINMASQAGRRGEALVAVYCATKAAVISLTQSAGLGLIKHGINVNAIAPGVVDGEHWDGVDALFAKYENRPLGEKKRLVGAEVPFGRMGTAEDLTGMAIFLASAESDYVVSQTYNVDGGNWMS from the coding sequence ATGAAACGGCTCGAAGGCAAAAGCGCGCTGATCACCGGGTCGGCGCGGGGGATCGGTCGTGCCTTTGCGGAGGCCTATATTCGCGAAGGCGCCACGGTCGCGATCGCTGACATCAATGTCGAGAGCGCGCGTCAGACGGCGTCCGAGATCGGCGCCGGCGCCTATGCGGTCGAGATGGATGTGACGCAACAGGGCTCGATCGACGAGGCGATTGCCGCCGTCGTCCGGCAGGCGGGCGGGCTCGATATCCTCGTCAACAATGCCGCGCTCTTCGACCTTGCGCCGATCGTCGAAATCAGCCGTCAGAGCTACGACCGGCTGTTTGCGATCAACGTTTCCGGAACGCTGTTCACGATGCAAGCCGCCGCCCGGCAAATGATCGATCAGGGCAGGGGCGGCAAGATCATCAACATGGCAAGCCAGGCGGGCAGGCGCGGCGAGGCGCTGGTTGCCGTCTACTGCGCCACCAAGGCGGCGGTCATCAGCCTTACCCAGTCGGCCGGCCTTGGCCTCATCAAGCACGGCATCAACGTCAACGCGATCGCGCCCGGCGTGGTCGATGGCGAGCACTGGGACGGCGTCGATGCGCTGTTTGCCAAATACGAGAACCGCCCGCTTGGCGAAAAGAAGCGGCTGGTCGGTGCCGAAGTGCCGTTCGGCCGCATGGGAACGGCCGAGGACCTGACCGGGATGGCGATCTTCCTCGCCTCGGCCGAGAGCGACTACGTCGTTTCGCAGACCTACAACGTCGATGGCGGCAACTGGATGAGCTGA
- a CDS encoding HAD family hydrolase: MADAASRLVIFDCDGVLVDSEPISLEVLVDVLSSAGVSMTTDEATERFLGRSLKSMSAILHDEYGLATDDAFLEGMRLRLYDRFRTELQPIAGIREAVEQLEGACCVASSSQPERIRLSLTVTGLIDLFEPNIFSATMVKHGKPAPDLFLHASREMGFAPKDCVVVEDSPAGIEAAKAAGMRVFAFAGGSHARTDRHRQSLSELSPDVLFDDMGELLQFVGR; the protein is encoded by the coding sequence ATGGCGGACGCTGCGTCCAGGCTGGTGATCTTCGATTGCGATGGGGTGCTTGTCGATAGCGAGCCGATCTCGCTGGAGGTGCTTGTGGACGTGCTCTCCTCCGCCGGTGTTTCGATGACCACCGATGAGGCGACGGAGCGCTTTCTCGGACGCAGTCTGAAAAGCATGTCGGCGATCCTGCATGACGAATACGGGCTCGCCACCGACGACGCATTCCTCGAAGGCATGCGCCTTCGCCTTTATGATCGTTTTCGCACGGAACTGCAGCCAATTGCAGGAATTCGCGAAGCGGTAGAACAGCTTGAGGGCGCCTGCTGCGTCGCCTCGTCGAGCCAGCCGGAACGCATCCGCCTGTCACTGACCGTCACCGGTCTCATCGACCTCTTCGAGCCCAACATCTTCTCCGCCACCATGGTAAAGCACGGCAAGCCGGCACCCGATCTTTTCCTGCATGCGAGCCGTGAAATGGGTTTCGCGCCCAAGGATTGCGTCGTCGTCGAGGACAGTCCGGCCGGTATCGAAGCGGCGAAGGCGGCGGGCATGCGGGTCTTCGCCTTTGCTGGCGGCAGCCACGCGCGCACTGACAGGCATCGGCAAAGTCTCTCCGAACTCAGCCCCGACGTGCTGTTTGACGACATGGGCGAATTGTTACAGTTTGTCGGCAGATAG
- a CDS encoding response regulator — protein MTLSTRIAPLLPYLRRYARALTGSQTSGDAYVAAVLEALIADTSIFPEASNDRVGLFRLFTSLFGSSSVLVPEPVSPFAWEKRASINLATVSPLARQAFLLVSVEGFRPEEAAEVLDVSADKVGGLLDRASQEISRQVATDIMIIEDEPLIAIDIEQMVESLGHRVTGIARTRDEAIALYKRTRPSMVLADIQLADGSSGIDAVNDILKTSAIPVIFITAFPERLLTGERPEPTFLVTKPFNPDMVKALISQALFFNESTKAAA, from the coding sequence ATGACATTGTCCACGCGGATCGCACCGCTTCTGCCGTACCTGCGCCGCTACGCGCGCGCGCTGACCGGCTCGCAGACATCCGGCGACGCCTATGTCGCCGCCGTTCTCGAAGCGCTGATCGCCGACACGTCGATTTTCCCGGAAGCAAGCAATGATCGCGTTGGCCTGTTCAGGCTCTTCACCTCACTGTTCGGTTCCTCGTCCGTGCTCGTGCCAGAACCGGTCTCGCCCTTTGCCTGGGAAAAGCGCGCGTCGATCAATCTGGCAACCGTCTCGCCGCTTGCCCGCCAGGCTTTCCTGCTGGTCTCGGTCGAGGGTTTCCGTCCCGAGGAAGCCGCCGAGGTTCTCGACGTCTCCGCCGACAAGGTCGGCGGCCTTCTCGACCGCGCCTCGCAGGAAATCTCGCGTCAGGTCGCAACCGACATCATGATCATCGAGGACGAGCCGCTGATCGCCATCGATATCGAGCAGATGGTCGAGAGCCTCGGCCATCGGGTCACCGGCATTGCCCGGACCCGCGACGAAGCCATCGCCCTCTACAAGCGGACCCGGCCAAGCATGGTGCTTGCCGACATCCAGCTCGCCGACGGCAGCTCGGGCATCGACGCCGTCAACGACATCCTCAAGACCAGCGCCATTCCGGTGATCTTCATCACCGCCTTCCCGGAACGGCTCCTGACCGGCGAGCGGCCGGAACCGACCTTCCTGGTCACCAAGCCGTTCAACCCGGACATGGTCAAGGCACTGATCAGCCAGGCACTGTTCTTCAACGAATCGACCAAGGCGGCGGCCTGA
- a CDS encoding DUF883 family protein: protein MAPSLFSGSSSRSTKNGKLADISVEEQLSELRDDVATLVALLADRGSAASKQARSKAQDAREQAEASVSELLASGEELLAELRGRYAGTEKQVRHAVREHPIATLGAAALIGLAVAALLRR from the coding sequence ATGGCGCCAAGCCTCTTTTCCGGTTCAAGCTCGCGGTCGACCAAAAATGGCAAACTTGCCGATATCTCCGTCGAGGAGCAATTGAGCGAACTGCGCGATGACGTTGCAACATTGGTTGCCTTGTTGGCCGATCGTGGATCGGCGGCGTCTAAGCAGGCGCGCAGCAAGGCACAGGACGCCCGCGAACAGGCCGAAGCGAGCGTCAGCGAACTCCTGGCGAGCGGCGAAGAGTTGCTTGCCGAGCTGCGAGGCCGGTATGCCGGCACGGAAAAGCAGGTTCGACACGCGGTTCGCGAGCATCCGATCGCCACGCTCGGTGCTGCCGCCCTGATCGGGCTCGCCGTGGCTGCATTGCTTCGTCGCTGA
- a CDS encoding FGGY-family carbohydrate kinase has translation MREFVVAVDVGTGSARAGIFDRKGTLLARADLPIAMNRPEENHAEHDSEDIWRAVCGAVKAARDKAGIAAESIAAIGFDATCSLVVRDREGKPLSVNRKGEARWDTIVWLDHRALAEADFCTSTGHPVLDFSGRVMSPEMEMPKLMWLKRNLPGQWSEAGFFFDLADYLSWRATGSAARSRCTLTAKWNYLAHEKRGWQPDYLAKIGLEDLLERGGLPEESLPIGSSVGYLSAAAAAELGLDEGCQVAPGLIDAYAGALGVVGGFIGKPEKLEKQLALIAGTSSCIVAFSKDMKPGFGMWGPYYEAVLPGAWLIEGGQSATGALLDHIVRLHGGGLEPTAETHGRIIARVQELRAEQGAAFADRLHVLPDFHGNRSPLADPHGLGVISGLPLDSSFDALCRLYWRTCVAIALGIRHILEMMREVGYQLDTLHVTGGHVRNALLMELYCDVTGCRVVAPQAPDAVLLGTAMAAAVAGGIHRDLAAAGEEMASEGHERLPNARVRDSYDRDYRRFLALYRHRDELDRMQ, from the coding sequence ATGCGTGAATTCGTCGTTGCGGTCGATGTCGGTACCGGCAGTGCGCGCGCCGGTATTTTTGACCGGAAGGGCACGCTGCTTGCGCGTGCCGACCTGCCGATCGCCATGAACCGGCCGGAAGAAAACCACGCCGAACATGATTCCGAGGATATCTGGCGTGCCGTCTGCGGCGCGGTCAAGGCGGCCAGGGATAAGGCCGGCATCGCCGCGGAGAGCATTGCTGCGATCGGCTTCGACGCCACCTGCTCGCTGGTGGTGCGCGATCGGGAAGGCAAGCCGCTCTCCGTCAACCGCAAGGGCGAGGCGCGCTGGGATACGATCGTCTGGCTGGATCATCGGGCGTTGGCCGAGGCTGATTTCTGCACGTCGACCGGCCATCCGGTGCTCGACTTCTCCGGACGTGTCATGTCGCCGGAAATGGAAATGCCGAAGCTGATGTGGCTGAAACGCAATCTGCCCGGACAGTGGAGCGAGGCGGGTTTCTTCTTCGACCTCGCCGACTACCTCTCCTGGCGGGCGACCGGCAGCGCCGCCCGCTCGCGCTGCACGTTGACGGCGAAGTGGAATTATCTCGCGCATGAGAAGCGCGGCTGGCAGCCGGATTATCTCGCAAAGATCGGCCTTGAGGATTTGCTTGAACGCGGTGGGCTACCGGAAGAAAGCCTGCCGATCGGAAGCTCGGTCGGCTATCTGAGTGCAGCGGCTGCCGCCGAGCTCGGACTGGACGAAGGCTGCCAGGTTGCGCCGGGCCTGATCGACGCCTATGCCGGTGCGCTCGGCGTCGTCGGCGGGTTCATCGGGAAGCCGGAGAAGCTCGAAAAGCAACTGGCGCTGATTGCCGGCACGTCGAGCTGCATCGTCGCCTTTTCCAAGGACATGAAGCCTGGCTTCGGCATGTGGGGTCCCTATTACGAAGCGGTGCTTCCGGGCGCCTGGCTGATCGAGGGCGGACAGTCGGCGACAGGTGCTCTGCTCGACCACATCGTGCGGCTGCATGGTGGTGGCCTTGAACCGACCGCAGAGACCCATGGCCGGATCATCGCCCGGGTGCAGGAACTGCGCGCCGAACAGGGGGCCGCCTTTGCCGATCGCCTGCATGTGCTTCCCGATTTCCACGGCAACCGTTCGCCGCTTGCCGACCCGCATGGGCTCGGCGTCATCAGCGGGCTGCCGCTCGATTCCTCCTTCGACGCGCTCTGCCGGCTCTATTGGCGCACCTGTGTCGCGATCGCGCTCGGCATCCGGCACATCCTGGAGATGATGCGGGAGGTCGGCTATCAGCTCGACACGCTGCACGTCACTGGTGGCCATGTCCGCAATGCACTTCTGATGGAACTCTACTGCGATGTGACTGGCTGCCGCGTGGTGGCGCCGCAGGCTCCGGATGCGGTGCTGCTCGGCACTGCGATGGCGGCGGCGGTAGCCGGCGGCATCCACCGCGACCTCGCGGCCGCCGGGGAGGAGATGGCGTCCGAGGGGCACGAGCGCCTTCCGAATGCCCGTGTTCGCGATAGCTATGATCGCGATTATCGCCGCTTCCTGGCGCTCTATCGACACCGTGACGAACTCGACAGGATGCAGTGA
- a CDS encoding carbohydrate ABC transporter permease — MARNVSTQRKIIVTVVAWTIGILIFFPILWTFLTSFKTEAEAIASPPSLFFFDWTTENYHEVQSRSNYFLHFMNSVVISFGSTLIGLIIAIPSAWAMAFSPTKRTKDVLMWMLSTKMMPSVGVLVPMYLMFRNTGLLDTRTGLVIVLTLINLPIIIWMLYTYFKEIPGEILEAARMDGASLSKEIIYVLTPMAIPGIASTLLLNIILAWNEAFWTLNLSAAKAAPLTAFIASYSSPEGLFYAKLSAASTMAIAPILILGWFSQKQLVRGLTFGAVK, encoded by the coding sequence ATGGCACGCAACGTCTCCACCCAAAGAAAGATCATCGTCACGGTCGTCGCCTGGACGATCGGCATCCTGATCTTCTTCCCGATCCTCTGGACGTTCCTGACGAGCTTCAAGACCGAGGCCGAGGCGATCGCTTCGCCGCCGTCCTTGTTCTTCTTCGACTGGACTACGGAGAACTATCACGAGGTGCAGAGCCGCTCGAACTACTTCCTGCACTTCATGAATTCGGTCGTCATCTCGTTCGGCTCGACACTGATCGGTCTGATCATCGCCATTCCGTCCGCCTGGGCGATGGCGTTCTCGCCGACCAAGCGCACCAAGGACGTCCTGATGTGGATGCTCTCCACCAAGATGATGCCGTCGGTCGGCGTGCTGGTCCCGATGTACCTGATGTTCCGCAACACCGGCCTGCTCGACACCCGCACCGGGCTCGTCATCGTACTGACGCTGATCAACCTGCCGATCATCATCTGGATGCTCTACACCTACTTCAAGGAGATTCCCGGCGAGATCCTGGAAGCGGCGCGCATGGATGGTGCCTCGCTCTCCAAGGAGATCATCTATGTGCTGACGCCGATGGCGATCCCCGGCATCGCCTCGACGCTGCTGCTCAACATCATCCTCGCCTGGAATGAGGCGTTCTGGACACTGAACCTCAGTGCCGCCAAGGCAGCGCCGCTGACGGCCTTCATCGCCTCCTACTCGAGCCCCGAAGGCCTGTTCTACGCCAAGCTTTCGGCCGCCTCGACCATGGCGATCGCCCCCATCCTCATACTTGGCTGGTTCTCGCAGAAGCAGCTCGTGCGCGGCCTCACCTTCGGCGCGGTCAAATAA
- a CDS encoding ABC transporter ATP-binding protein, with the protein MGSITLSKVSKVFGAHAVIPSIDLDINNGEFVVFVGPSGCGKSTLLRLIAGLEDVSDGDIVIDGKNATELPPAQRGLSMVFQSYALYPHMSVRSNIAFPLKMAGEDKAVIDKKVSDAARVLNLTDYLDRKPRQLSGGQRQRVAIGRAIVRQPKAFLFDEPLSNLDAALRVNMRLEISQLHQDLKTTMIYVTHDQVEAMTMADKIVVLNRGRIEQVGSPLDLYHKPDNLFVAGFIGSPRMNIVNGAAAAAYQAHTMGIRPEHLALSKESGTWQGTVGVAEHLGSDTFLHVNVDNVGTVTARVSGDFAVTHGDRVFLTPDPQRVHRFDDKGLAVR; encoded by the coding sequence ATGGGAAGCATTACACTCAGCAAGGTATCGAAGGTCTTCGGCGCCCATGCCGTCATCCCGTCGATCGATCTCGACATCAACAACGGCGAGTTCGTCGTCTTCGTCGGACCGTCCGGTTGCGGCAAGTCGACATTGCTCAGGCTGATCGCCGGCCTTGAGGACGTCAGCGATGGCGACATCGTCATCGACGGCAAGAACGCCACCGAACTGCCGCCGGCTCAGCGCGGTCTCTCGATGGTGTTCCAGTCCTATGCGCTCTACCCGCATATGAGCGTGCGCTCGAACATCGCCTTTCCCCTGAAGATGGCGGGCGAGGACAAGGCGGTCATCGACAAGAAGGTGTCGGATGCAGCCCGGGTGCTGAACCTCACCGATTATCTCGACCGCAAGCCGCGTCAACTCTCCGGCGGCCAGCGCCAGCGCGTCGCGATCGGCCGGGCGATCGTGCGTCAGCCCAAGGCCTTCCTGTTCGACGAGCCGCTGTCGAACCTCGATGCGGCGCTCCGCGTCAACATGCGGCTGGAAATCAGCCAACTGCACCAGGACCTGAAGACGACGATGATCTACGTCACCCACGACCAGGTCGAGGCCATGACCATGGCCGACAAGATCGTCGTGCTCAATCGTGGCCGTATCGAGCAGGTGGGCTCGCCGCTCGATCTCTACCACAAGCCGGACAACCTGTTCGTCGCCGGTTTCATCGGCTCGCCGCGCATGAACATCGTCAATGGTGCTGCGGCCGCCGCCTATCAGGCGCATACGATGGGGATCCGTCCTGAACATCTGGCGCTGTCGAAGGAAAGCGGCACCTGGCAGGGCACGGTCGGTGTTGCCGAACATCTCGGCTCCGACACTTTCCTGCATGTCAATGTCGACAACGTCGGCACGGTGACGGCGCGGGTCAGCGGCGACTTCGCCGTGACCCATGGCGACCGGGTGTTCCTGACACCCGATCCGCAGCGTGTGCACCGGTTCGACGACAAGGGGCTGGCAGTTCGATGA
- a CDS encoding RNA polymerase sigma factor, producing MSSEKNDFKREMLAALPSLRAFAMSLIGRHDRADDLVQDTIMKAWAKQDHFEMGTNMKAWLFTILRNELYSQMRKRGREVQDTDGHFTESLAHHPEQYGSLDLQDFRRALDMLPPDQREAIILVGASGFSYEEAATICGCALGTIKSRVNRARQRLQDILQVKGENDYGPDETSAPITSRAFVS from the coding sequence ATGTCGTCCGAAAAGAATGATTTCAAGCGAGAGATGCTTGCCGCCTTGCCGAGCCTGCGTGCCTTCGCCATGTCGTTGATCGGTCGCCACGACCGTGCCGACGACCTGGTGCAGGACACGATCATGAAGGCCTGGGCGAAGCAGGACCATTTCGAGATGGGCACCAATATGAAGGCGTGGCTCTTCACGATCCTGCGCAACGAGCTCTACAGTCAGATGCGCAAGCGTGGGCGCGAGGTGCAGGACACCGACGGCCACTTCACCGAGTCGCTGGCCCATCATCCCGAACAATACGGTTCGCTCGACCTGCAGGATTTCCGGCGCGCGCTCGACATGCTGCCGCCGGACCAGCGCGAAGCGATCATCCTGGTCGGCGCTTCCGGCTTCTCCTACGAGGAGGCGGCGACGATCTGCGGCTGTGCCCTTGGCACGATCAAGAGCCGGGTCAACCGCGCGCGTCAGCGGCTGCAGGATATCCTGCAGGTGAAGGGTGAAAACGACTACGGGCCGGATGAAACCTCGGCTCCGATCACCTCGCGTGCCTTCGTCTCCTGA
- a CDS encoding mannitol dehydrogenase family protein: MTTKLSLAALGTIKAKAGVPRYDRSQLTAGIVHFGVGNFHRAHQAVYLDDLFNAGHDRDWAIVGAGVLASDAAMRAKLAAQDFLTTVVEQDNNRTGAHVTGAMIDYLEPGDVAAIVAKLADPAIRIVSLTITEGGYFIDPASGVFNPTHPAIVADAQNPADPKTVFGLIVAGLKARKDRNVPPFTVMSCDNIPGNGEVTHAAVAGLARLFDPAFADWIEANVAFPNGMVDRITPATGAREIGIVADDYGIEDAWPVFCEEFKQWVLEDHFPLGRPALEKVGVQFVPDVAPYEHMKIRILNGGHAAIAYPAALLDIHFVHEAMEEPLIRAFLAKLEHDEIIPVIPPVPNTNLGDYYKLIETRFSNPKIGDTIPRLAQDGSNRQPKFILPSTADRLARGEDVVGLSLVSALWCRYFAGTSDSGKAIVFNDQSADRLNRAALAAKDDPMVFLALSDIFGDVARSDLFRQRFAHALKTLWEKGTRATLQLYLDDKLTA; this comes from the coding sequence ATGACGACCAAACTCTCACTTGCCGCCCTCGGCACGATCAAGGCCAAAGCCGGTGTGCCGCGCTACGACCGGTCGCAACTGACGGCGGGCATCGTGCATTTCGGCGTCGGCAACTTCCACCGGGCGCATCAGGCCGTCTATCTCGACGATCTCTTCAATGCCGGCCATGACCGCGACTGGGCGATCGTCGGCGCTGGCGTGCTGGCCTCGGACGCGGCGATGCGTGCCAAGCTTGCCGCGCAGGATTTCCTGACGACGGTCGTCGAGCAGGACAACAACCGCACCGGCGCCCATGTCACCGGCGCGATGATCGACTATCTCGAACCCGGCGACGTCGCTGCGATTGTTGCCAAGCTCGCTGATCCGGCGATCCGCATCGTTTCTCTGACGATCACCGAAGGCGGCTATTTCATCGATCCGGCCTCGGGTGTCTTCAATCCGACCCATCCGGCGATTGTGGCAGATGCCCAGAACCCGGCGGATCCGAAGACGGTCTTTGGATTGATCGTCGCCGGCCTGAAGGCCCGCAAGGACCGGAATGTCCCGCCCTTCACTGTGATGTCCTGTGACAACATTCCGGGCAATGGCGAAGTCACCCATGCGGCGGTTGCGGGCCTCGCGCGGCTCTTCGATCCCGCCTTTGCCGACTGGATCGAGGCCAACGTCGCCTTCCCGAACGGCATGGTGGATCGGATCACACCGGCGACCGGTGCGCGAGAGATCGGCATCGTCGCCGACGACTACGGCATCGAGGACGCCTGGCCGGTTTTCTGCGAAGAGTTCAAGCAGTGGGTTCTCGAGGATCATTTTCCGCTCGGCCGGCCGGCGCTGGAGAAGGTGGGCGTCCAGTTCGTGCCTGATGTCGCGCCCTACGAGCACATGAAGATCCGCATCCTCAACGGCGGCCATGCGGCAATCGCTTACCCTGCCGCCTTGCTCGACATCCATTTCGTGCACGAGGCGATGGAGGAGCCACTGATCCGCGCCTTCCTCGCCAAGCTCGAACATGACGAGATCATCCCGGTCATTCCGCCTGTGCCGAACACAAATCTCGGCGATTATTACAAGCTGATCGAGACGCGCTTCTCCAACCCCAAGATCGGCGACACGATTCCGCGGTTGGCGCAGGACGGCTCCAACCGGCAGCCGAAATTCATCCTGCCGTCGACGGCCGACCGGCTGGCGCGCGGCGAGGACGTGGTGGGCCTGTCGCTGGTTTCGGCATTGTGGTGCCGCTACTTCGCCGGCACCTCCGACAGCGGCAAGGCGATCGTCTTCAACGACCAGAGCGCCGACCGGCTGAACAGGGCCGCCCTTGCCGCCAAGGACGATCCGATGGTCTTCCTGGCGCTCAGCGATATCTTCGGCGACGTCGCGCGCTCCGATCTCTTCCGCCAACGTTTCGCCCACGCATTGAAAACCCTTTGGGAAAAGGGTACGCGCGCTACGCTCCAGCTCTATCTGGACGACAAGCTCACCGCATAA